A region of the Thalassoroseus pseudoceratinae genome:
AATTGTGGATTACCGGGATCTTCGCGTTCCGGACTATATGCTAGGAAGAAATCTTCACCAGTCGTCAGACCACTTTCTTCCAGAATCGGCAGCAGGACATCGCGGGTAGTCGTGGGGTACGTGGTGCTTTCCAGTACGACCAATTGACCGGCACGAAGTGTTTTCGCGATGGCGTGGGCCGTTCCCTCCACGTACCGCAGATCCGGGTCACGAGCCTCATTGAGCGGTGTAGGCACGCAAATCAACAGGACGTCGGCTTCGTTCAACCGGGTCATGTCGGCAGTTGGATCGAGTTGCTTCTTCTTGATCCATTCGCCCACCGTTTCCGACGAAATGTGCTTGATGTAGCTTCGACCGGCCGAAAGCTGCTCGACTTTTGTCTGATCGACATCGTAACCGATGCAGCGAAAACTGGCCGATGTGAAAGCGTGAATCAGTGGCAGCCCGACATATCCCAAACCGATCACGCCCACACGAGCCGATCGATCTGCAATTTTCGCCGCGAGATCGTGTGACATCTTCATCCCTGCTGTTGATGCTCCCGAATTGACAACAGCGGGCGATGCTAACTCCGGTCCTATACGTCGGTCAAGATTATGGGCGATAGACTTCTGCTGGGAACTTGCCCCGCCAGAGTGACAAAGCGCGTCCGACGTGCGACAAAAACGGATAAAAACGGCTGAGTTGCGACGGCGTCAACTCTTCCACACCTTGCACCAACCATTGCCCTGCTCGTTCGATGACTTCGGTGGGCGGAAGACATTCTGCCGGGGCAAACGCCCACCATTCGAGTGCATGACCGGTCGCCAAGAGTCGATCCGCCTGCGGTCCCATCGGCGAAACCAGACCATCAGGTTGCGGGCCGTCGAACTCCTCACCTGGCCAACCGCCGTCCCAATATCCCTCAGGCGATTGGGTGGCGACGAGACGTCGCGTCACGTCTTGGAGATGAGCGATCACTTTCGCTCGCCCTTTCTCGCTGAGCATTCCGAATTCTTCGTCCGCCCGCAGCAGCAACGCCAACGCGTGCAAACGGTGGTTGCCGAAACACACACCCTGGGCGAGTCGTTGTCGCATCAATCGATCGGCTAATCGGTCCCACGTGATTTCCTGGCCTTCGGTCGTGCGGAAACTCTTCGCGTGCGGCAAATAGTGCAAGTACGCCAATGTCGACCACTCGTATTCGACCTGGTTCAAACTGAACTGATCCAACGACTGTGCCAATCCAGCCCGCAATGTGGTTTCACCGTTCGGGGTGATGACTGGGTAATCCAGCGGGGTTCCGACTTCCGCCAGTCCGGCTAACGTGTGATCAACGTGACTTGCTGAGGCTTTCCCCTGCATCGTCCGGAACTTCAGGCTTTCGCCGGTCGTGTCGGGCACAAGAAATGGTTTCTTGTCATTGCCCCATGCGGCGGCAAATCGTCGATGATCAAGCAGCAATTCCCGCATTTCGACTCCGGAGAGACTTCGCGGGTCGGAAAACACCGCTTCCACCCCCCAGAACCGCAACGCATGATCCACATGGTTGATCTGAGGATTTCGCCCTCGAAACCGAGGTTCCAACAATCGTAACACCCGTTGGAGTTGGTCGTCCGAGACAACGTCCGGTCGATCGTACAACGGCGTGATGCGGATCGGTTCGTTTCGTGGAACCGGCGGTAGGTTCGGCTTGGTCATCTCTTGATAACGCCAAGCCGCATACGCACCGACACCGATCAAGAATACCACCTGAATGGCTGCAAATAATACAGCATGACGCGCGACCGGAGTTCTTGTTGGCTCAGTTTGCGACATGTCTCAGCGACTTTCGATCAATGTGTCTTCAGGAAGTCTGTAAACAGCGGACGGTTCGGCGTGGGGCCGGTTCAGATTTCCGGTTTCTCAGCAACCGCCGGAGACGGAATCGCCGGGACGAAATCCGGTTCGGCCGTTTTCTCACCGCCGCGAACGGCGATCAGAGCGAGATCGTCTTCATAGGTGACTCTCCAGCCCGGCAGTCGGCGGACGGATCGTTCGAGATCTGTTTGCAATTCCTTGTGGACAATCAAGGTGTTGACGCGGTATCGGTCGAGCCGGCGTGACAGATCCGGTGTCGCGTTGGCGATGCGGAGATAGTCCTTCCAAACTTGGGGAGGAGCCACATGCACGGCATTCGTGGTCATCATCATTTGGATGCCCTCCGGACCATCCCACGCGAGCCAATCGCCCCACCACTGCGGACCGGCGACCAATCCGCTCGGTGGGTTCTCACGCAGGTAATCCGTGACCGCTAGAGGCGTGTCACTGTGATAAAGCGTGCTGTCCGCCCGCGCTTTGCCACCCAGAACGAACTTGCTGACCGGCGAAAACGCAAACGCCAACCACAAGACCAGAGCCGCGATCAGCGTGTAATGCGGAGATCGAGTGAAGAGCACGGCGGAATCGTCGCGAAGTTTCTGAACTGGTTTCGTCGCCGCAATTTGTTCCAGCACATCACGCAGATGCGGAGCCAACATCAACATCCAAACGGGACCATACCACGCGACCATTCGCACACGCATGATGACCGCTAGCGTGAAGACGCTGAATGCGACCACATCGGTTGCTCGCAAGGCTGCTCGGCTATGACGTAGCACCACAAGCGTGATGATCCACGAGGCCCCCACGGTGATGCCTTCCAGCGAGACCATCTCCAACGAGTACCATTCCATGATGTCTTTGAGATTCGGATTCTGCGGGAACAGCAACGTGTGAAGCAGAAGATCGAAACCGTAGGGATTGATACACGCAGCGACCACCGCGAGTTCGGTCAGAATTACCCAACGACGAAATGTACGATCCGCGAAGATCGCCCAAAGATTTCCGGTGGAAAGCAAGACTTCGATACCGCGTCCGACGGTGTAACAGCCGAGCAAAACGAGCCCAACGACGAACGACCCGTGCAGGTTCGCCCACAATGTCATCACAAGCGGAACGGCCAGCCACACAAACCACGGGGTTTGGCCGTTATCGGTTCGGCTCGTATCATCGGCATCGCGTTTCCGACGAGGGTCGGCGGCAATTAGGCAGGCGATCAGAATCGCAAAGCACAAGCCGCCAAACATCTCCGGACGAATCACGGCATGACGGCCCCAATTCACAGCCCACACCAGAAACGACGCCAAGCACGCCCAGCCAAATCGCCCGATTTGCATTCGGAATGCCAACGCGTAGACGGCATAGGTTAGCGTCGTGACCACTGCAAAAAGGGCGGAGTATCCTTCCGCACCACCGCCCCGCCCTGCCAATGCGAGCAGAATCTGTCCACCCCAGGCCGTCGCCGTGACTTCCACACCTTCGGCCAACGGCACGAACGGTTCAGATGTCGGAAGTTCCTGGTGATCGAGAATCCAATTGCCGTAGGCGATGTGTCCCCACACATCCGAATAGAACAATCGCATGTAGTTGTGATACATGAAGAACAACGAGCACGCGACGACCAACCCGACTTGCCAAGCTTGCAGTTGCCACTTTTCGGGCAGATGCACTTGCAACGGTTCGGGTTCGTCGGCGTCGGAAGCGTCGGTGTTTGGGGCCGTGGTATTTTGATCAATGACAGTGGTCATGATGAAGGTCTTACGAAGTTCAAAGGCATGTGCAAACGAAAGGAACAACCTGCTAGCGCCAATTGTTTCCATCTGGAAACGGTTGCCCGGCTTGCGTGTTTGCCGTGGGCGATGAAAACCGGAAGGGATCGAATGTGACAGCTTCCTCTGTTTCGCTGGAACCGGTAATTCGATCGATCAGAAATGTGGGTCGCCCGCGAACTTGGTCGTGGATTCGCACAACGTATTCCCCGAGAATCGCCACGCCGAAGGCGTTCAACGCACCGAAGAAAGAAGCGGTCATCAATCCCGAAGTCCAGCCTGGCGTTGCCGCTCCGCTGAACAGTTTGTGGTAGAGAGCAAACCCCGTCAGGCTGAAGCACACCGCACACGAAATGACGGCAATGAAGTAGAACAGCGAGAGAGGAGCGGTCGAGAACGAGAAAATCGCGGTCTTTGCCAGACGTACCAGACCCCAGAACGAGACTCGCGGGTTTTCGTCGTGTCGGTCCAATCGTTCGACCGGCACTCCCGTCTGACGTAAACCGACCCAACTGCGGAGGCCGGGGAAGTAACGATCTGTCTCACCGAGTTGCAAAAGCGACTGGACGACTCGTTTATCGATCAGCCCGAAGTTGCCTGCGTCGAGCGGAATCGGTGTTCGCGAAATGCGATTCAACATGCGATAGAACGAGCGGAACAGGAACCGTTTGACGGCGTTTTCTTTTCGTTGCACACGGACGGCGTAGACGACGTCGAACCCTTCCCGCCAGCGTTCCGCAAAGCGAGTGATTGCGGCGGGATCGTCTTGGAAATCGGAGTCCATCACAATGACCGCATCGCCGCTGGCAACACTCAGTCCCGCTTGTAAGGCAGCCTGCTGACCGAAGTTTCGAGCCAAATGAACGACCCGCACGCCCGGTGTTTCCTTGGCGATCTGATCGAGCAAATCTTCGCTGCCGTCGGAACTGCCATCGTTGACGTAGATGACCTCGAAGTCGCAGCCGGTCCGCTCCAGATTCTCTACAAGTGCCTCGGTCAGTCGGGGCAGAATCGACAACTCGTTATACACCGGCAGCACGACCGACAGCCGTGTTTGGTCGGGATTTGGACGCGACGGAAGAGATAGGCTGGCGTTCTCGATCGGCATGTTGCAGCACTCCGGCGATAGACAATCCGCATGGCATTCCGATCCGTAGAAGCAAGCTCCGTTCCAATCCGGCACAACGCAACAACAGAGAGTTCACCCACTTCGGCACCCGTGGGAACTCGGCGGCGTCTCGTTGGGGGCGAATTCGCTCTTTCAGTCGCATTCCCATCGCAGCAGGCAACGTGAATGAATTCCAGTGCTGACACCACGCAAGATCGAGTCCGGCTTGCTCCGCGTGTCGCCGAAGTGTTCGCTTCGTGTAACGGCGATGGTGGCCGAGGATTTCATCCCATTTGCCGAACAACATCGGATACGCCGGCACCGTGAGAATCACCACACCATCGGGTTTCAGGACACGAGCGGCGTGTTCCAGCACCGGGACCGGTTCGGCCATGTGTTCGAGAACATCCAACATCACCACGGCCGAGACGGAACCATCTTCAAGCGGCCAAGCGTCGTGGAGGTCTTGTCGCCGAACGTGTTCAAGTCCTCGCTGCTTGGCCATTTCGATGGAAGCGTCCAGCAGATCATAGCCATGGACATCGAATCCAAGTCGTTGAAATTCCAATAAGTTGCGTCCGGAACCGATTCCACCCTCAACGACGATGCCAGCCGTCGGGGCATGTTTCTTCAAGAGTTCAACTACCAGATCTCGTTTGGCAACATGCCACCAATACGTGTCTTCGAGGTGAGCCATTTCCTGAAGGTGGCGCTGATCCATGGTGACAGTTTCCAAATGGAATCACTTGGGTGGTTTCATCTGCTTTTTTAAGTGGATGTCAGTGGGCTGACGCACTTCTTGTTCCATTGCGTTGGTATGCGATTCGCTTTGACAACCGCTCCGGTGTGTTGAATCGAGGAACGAAAACCATGTCGAATGTAAATACAACGAGTTCGAAGCCGGAGTCCGTCGGTCTGGCGATTTTCGTGCTTGTGGCAATTCTGGCGGTTGCCGTCCCTCCGTTCTTGCGGACGCCACTGACCAACGACGCGATCTATTACGATTTACAGGCTCGGCATCTCGTTGACGGTGGAAAACTATATGAAGATATGTTTGAACCGAACCTGCCCGGCGTGGTTTGGTTGCATGTCGCGGTTCGCTCGATTGCGGGGGACTCTTGGGAAGCCCTGCGAGTGTTCGACCTGCTGATGTTCTCAGCGGCCGTTTTCATCGCGGTGCGGTGGATCGTCCCCAAAGGGGTTTCAGCGCGATCACGATATTATTTGGCGGCGGCCTGTTTTCTGTTCTACTTCTCGCAAACGACGTGGTGTCATTGCCAACGCGATGTCTGGATGACCGTGCCTGTGCTCGGTGCGTTGGCGTTACGAATCCGGCAGACCGAACGAATTCAGAGCGGGACTGTCAGCAACACGATTCTGTTCGGGCTAGGAGTCCTTGAGGGGTTGGTCTGGGGAGCGGGAGTCTGGTTGAAACCGCATGTCGTGTTGATGGCTGGAATGGTTTGGATTCTTAGTGTGACCATGACCCGGCAGTGGCGGCGAATAGCTGTGGATTCGGCTGGACTGCTCGTCGGAGGGCTGATCATCGGTGGTGCGGGTGTTGGTTGGATGATGTCAGTCGGATGCTGGTCGGCCTTCTGGGAAACAATGACTAAGTGGAATCCCGAGTACGCCACGAGTGGTCAAGCCCACAAGACATTCATACGGTATCTCGAATTGCTCTATTTCCTGTCGCCGTGGGTCTGGCTGCATGTGTTGGCTGTTCCCGTCGCATGTTTGGCGATTCGGCGAAGTTTCCGGGCAGATCGCACCGACAGTGATCTTCCGGTCGCGTTGCTTTCAATTTGCTATCTGACTTGGACCATTCAGGCATTCGCGCTTCAACACTTATTTCACTACATTCATGTGGCACCGATTCTATTGGGGATCGTGGTCGTCGCGATGTCCTTTCGCTCTCGTGTTTCGAGTCTCGGGCGTGTTGGCGTTCTTGGGTTTGTCACAGTTGCAGTTCTTTGTTCTCCGCTTCTGCGATTCGAACGCCTGGGGCTATGGTGGCCAAGTATTCGGTCACCCCTGCCGGTTCGTGTTGCTGAGCGACTTGGCGGAGCAACCGCAAACCGACAACTCGAGGACATTGACAAAGTCGCGGACTTTTTGGCCGAGAATGAGGTCGGGACGCGGGACGTATGGTGTTACAACTCGGAACTGGTCGCGTTGTATGACCGCATGAGGCTCACGCCACCAACCCGGTATGTGTACACGTTGGAATTGCTCGTGTTTCTGCCAAGCCGTCGTCAAGAGATTTGGCAAGCTCATCGGAACACACCGATTCGCTACCTGGTTGCGAATATCGAGACGTCGCTTCTTCGTGACCAGCAAATTCGAGAGGTGAAAGATCGGGCTCGAAGTCTTCGGACTGGTGGAGACATGCCGGAATCGGACATTCCCCTGCCCTACCCGTTAGATTCGCCGATTGTGTATACGGCTGGAAACTATTATGTGTTCGATCTGGGCACCAATCCGCAAACGTTGGTTAGCGATCGGCCTCATGCGACCTTGAAATAGACTCAGCCCGATGGAAATTGAATTCCATCGGGCTGATGTTTTCGGATTCGATTGTCTGTGGTTCCGTCGTCCGTGATGGTGTCGCTGGGAATCAGATTCCTGGGATGCTCAGCGGTGCGGCTGGAGCCGGGGCCGGTGGTTCGTATTCCGGCATTGTTTCCGTTCGGGGTGGAGCAGGAACCTTGTTGGATTGGCCACCGACCAAGTCTTCCAATTTGGGGAGCTTGGCATCGAACGGACGCTTCTCATCTTGAGGCGGAAGAGGCGAGTTCGTCGCGAAGCTTTGGAACATTGGCTTCAGGAACTCGGTGCTGTATGGAGCCCGGACATCACCGCCCATCGCCGCCGCGAGTGCTGCATCCCGTTCCACATGGATGTAGTTGTAGGGGCGGAAGTAGTAGTAGCCGTGGAACTTGGGATAGTAGGCGTAGTGAGGATACAAGTCGCCAGGGCCCACACAATTTTGCATCAGGTGATCGTTCCAGCACTCGTCTAACCAGCAGCAGCCGTTGTTGCAATCGTCACCGGCATATCCGTATTGCCAAGCGTGCGGAGAGCCACCTCGACAGGCTTCGCAATAGCCGCTTCCATCGCCATACTGGCTGCCATAGCCAAGTCCACCTCCACAGGCGAGACACGCGTTAGTCGAGACGCATCCGCCGTAGTACTGACCTCCATGAGACTGGCAAACAGAGTCCTGGGCGAACGGTCCACAGACGGATGTTGCACACGAAGTTGGGGATGCGGTGCAACTCGGGGCGCAAGCGCTGACGTGTTGTATTCCTGGATGAGACACCACATGGGCGCTGGTGCCGTTGTAGCTGGCGAAGTCGATGACTTGAGGCTGAACGGTATGAATGACTGGTGCGTTTGATTGGGTCGAGACTCCGTCAAAGGATGCGACGTCCGCTCCTAGGGAAGCTCCCACCAGGACTAAGGGCAACAGATACATGAGCGGGATTCCTTTCCATGCTCAAAAAGGCCAGGGATTTGTTCCCCATTCGGGCAGACGACCGTACTCCGGTCTTCTGTGTCTCCGGCGAACGTGAAGAATTCAGTGTTCTGCACATTCCCGGGAGACAAAGCACGCCATGAATACTTGTTAGCTGCTCTGCCCTTGAACATCGGTCAGGAAGGAACCGCGAATTCGATATTACGTGATGCACACCGATAACCGTCACAACCGGAACAACAGGACCATTGCGGAAGACACCGACAAACCGGACAGTCGAACCCATCGGCATGCAACTTGCATCTCGTTGGAAATTGAATTTCCACAAGAAAACAGGTCGGTACACGATGAGTCACCTTGTTGATCGTATTCTCCGCGTTCCGTCGGTCCTTCTGTGCCTGGTGTGCGGACTCTGTTTGAGCGGTTGTGGTCAGCAAGCCACATTGTTCAACGTCGCCAAATCCGCCGAAGAATCAACCAAGACAGAATCCACAACGGATTCCCTGGGGTTGGATTCCGTAATTGATCAACTGCAAACTCTTTCTCCGATTGCAGTTCCGGCGGAAGTCCAGAATGGATTGGAACAAGCGAACGAGGCTCTTCGCAAATTGGAACGGATGAAACGATCCAATCGGGAAGCCATCCGTGACGCCAATCGCCAGGTCCGTGTGATGAACCCGGCACGTTCGCCGAATATCGTGATGATTGTTGCCCCCCGCTTGGCTGCAAATGATTTGGGGGTCTATGGACAAGAACCCACGATCACGCCGAACTTGGATCGAATGGCTGAGAATGGGGTTCGATTTCTGAGTTTTCACGGTGCGAGTCCTGATCCATTGGCTTCCCGGTGGTCGCTGCTGACGGGACAACTGCCGAGTCAAGCCGATGAGGAAGCCGAACCACGTTTCCAACTTCGAAACAGCCGCTGCAATGTCGCCGAGACGCTTTGGCAGGCCGGTTATGACACGGGCTTCATCGGCGTTTGGGGCGCTCCGGACAACGCACCGCTCGACACCCCGCTCAATCATGGATTTGATGAATGGATGGGCGTGCTGCCCTACTCTGCGATGGATGATCCCACGCCAGACAATATCTGGCTCGGTGAGGAACAACCCCTTCAACCAATCGCGCAAAACAATGCACAGCCTGGGTTTACTGCGGGCGACTTATTCGTGCGGGAATCGCTACGGTTCTTTCGGACACAGCGTGGCGGACGACGTCCGTTTTATCTTCAGCTCCATCTGCCCAACTACATGGGGTATCCCGCAGCGTTGTTGGATCGAATTCCACCGACCCGCGACGGGTTGGGTCAAACTGCAAACCGCTATGCCGCCGGTCTGATGATGATGGACCAAGATGTGGGACGGATACTCAGTGGTTTGGAGGTCCTGGGACTGACAAACCGAACGGCTGTCTTTTTCACCGCGTTCACCGGTCCAGACCCGAACAACGCCGCTGCTTTGAATGGACTCGGAAGTCTGGGTCCGTATCAATTTGCACCGCACGGGTTGGGGCAGGCCAACCTGCAGGTTCCGTTGATCGCTCGATTCCCCGGCTTCTTTCCCACGAATCGCCTCGGATTGCCACCAGCGGTCGTTTGGGACTTGCATCCAACACTCGCGGAACTGGCCTGGGCAATTCAAAAACCGACATTTCTCCCCGGAACTTCTCTGATGCCAGAGATTTACGGCCGGAGAGAATTAGCCGAACGGGTTTTGTATTGGCGGTACCGGATGGCACAGGCGGCTCGTTTGGGGCCATGGAAAGCCGTGAAATCCGCGGGTGTGAACGATGTGTTGCTCTACGACTTAGTGAACGATCCCGGTGAAAGAACGGATGTCGCTGCGGAGCATCCGGAAATCGTCAACCGTCTGACAATCGCGGAATAGTCGCTGGATTGGTTGCGTGCAATCAATCGAAGCGGAACGGGTCGCCATGCATCTCGTAGCCGGGGTGCATACCGATATTGATCAGTAGACCGATCGAAAAACACGTCGCCACCAAGCTTGAACCACCGTAGCTCAGGAGCGGCAAGGTCAGGCCGGTGATGGGCATCAGGCCAACGGTCATTCCGGCGTTGATGATGGCCTGAGTTGCGAATTGCGTCACGATTCCAACAGCCACCAATCGCCCAAACGGTTCCCGAGTCGCGGCAGCGACGAGAAGTCCTCGACCAATCAGACACAGATACAGCCCCAAAGTCAGCACACAACCCCCGAAACCCCAGCGTTCGCCGATCAAACAGAACACAAAGTCGGTCCGAGCTGCCGGAAGGTGGTAAGCATACGGATTGGTCACCGACATGCCGCCCAATTCACTCCCCCACGGGCCCCCCAACGCCAAGACTTGCTTCGATTGGTGAAGGTGGTAGCCGTCACCACGCGGAGCCGGTCCACCGTCAGCCTGTGTGAACAATGTGACCACCCGTGATTTCTGTTCGGCACTCATGCCCATCCAAAGCACAGGCGTGAGACTGACGCCAAGCAAGACAAGCGAGATCAAATGTCGGGGGCGAGCACCGGCTGTGAACAGCATTCCGAACAGGACGGGAATGAAGACAAGCGATGTTCCCAGGTCGGGCTCTCGCAGGATGAGCCCAATCGGCACCATAGCCACCAGAAACGGGATCAGTAACCCCGTGAGTTGCCGGTAGTTCCGGCGATACATCAGGTAACGCGACAACGCCAAAATAAACGCTAGCTTCGTCAATTCGGACGGCTGAAGACTAATTGGCCCCAGCGGAATCCATCGTCGAGAACCGTTGCGTGCCGGCAAGAAGAAAACCGCGATGAGCAGGATTACACTGACCAGAAACAAGGGCCATACGAGCGGTTTGAAGAGTCGGTAGGGAATCCATGTCGCGGCCAACATGGCGGGCATCGCGAGACACATCCAGACCGCTTGCTTGGAGAAGTAATCTCCACTTGTTGCCAATGCATCGCCGCGATCGATACCGGTCAGCCCGATCAACATCAACGCCAGCGGGCAAAACACCAGAAGCCAAGGTGTCCTGCGAATTCGTTCGTTGTGATCCCTTTGTGACATGCCGGGAGGGCCCAAATCGACTCGGTTGCGGTTCGGGTATCTGTGTAACGGAAACTCGCTTCCGCGCGAACAGCGATTTCATCACGCCCTTGGCAGCTCGACCGTAACTTGCGATTTGGTCAAGTGTTCGCCACAATCGAGGGCATCTAAGACAACAACTGTCGCGGAATAATTTATGGGCCTGACAATGAGACAATACATCCATCCCTGTAGCCGGTTACTGGTTTTGGTTCTGGCATTATGCACGGCGGTTGGCTGCTCTTCCTCGAAGACGGATGATGACAACGGCGAAGTCAAACCTCCGCAGGAAGACTTGGGAGGACCGTTGCCAGGTGAGCCAGAGGTCGCCTACCAACCGTGGGCAGAAACTGCCGCCTCGATTGAGTCGTCACCCGGTTCGGTTACGGCGGTCATGTTTTGGAGTGAAGGAACCAAGTTCGTTGAGGAGGAAATCAACGAATTTGTCCGGATGGCGAAGATCTTCCGAGACGAAGACGTCGAGTTTGTGAGTGTCAATCTCAATTCCGCGCTCAACGATACCGACGATCGTAAAACTCGTGTCAAAGCGGTTCAGAAGTTCTTGACCGAACATGAAGCGAACTTTCGGCATCTGCTTTCTGTCGCACCGCAGTTTGAATTGTTGATGTCCACCGGCTCGGTTCGCTTTCCGGCGATTTTCCTGTACGACAAGACCGGCAAGTTGCGGCACAAAATTAGTGTTTCGCTCGATAGTGACAAAGACAGCCCGCTGCCAATTCGTTCCGACGTGATTCCGCAAGTCAAGTTGCTACTCGAAGAAGAAACGCCCGCGGAAGACGCAAACAAGACGCCCGAAAAAACGAACGAATCCGAGGAAAAGCCTTCTCAACCAGAGAGCAAACCGGTCGCGAAAAGCGATGTCGAGTTGCAAACGCTCAACTGGGAGCAAACCCAGGAAATCGTCGCCAAACACCGTGGAAAAGTCGTGGTCCTCGATCTTTGGTCGAACCATTGTCTGCCTTGCATGCAGGAGTTTCCCAACCTTGTGAAATTGCAGGCGTCTTATCCGGAACAGGTCAAATGCATCTCGTTCAACATGGATTACCAGGGGAACGGCAAACCGGAATCGAACCGGGAATTTGTCATGGAGTTCCTGAATTCGCAGAACGCAACGCTGACGAACGTGATGTCGAATGTTGCCGACGAGAAACTCTACGACAAACTCAAATTGGGATCGTTGCCGGCAATTTACGTCTACGGGCAGGATGGGAATGTGGCGAAACGATTCGATGCGAACAGCGCCGGGGAATTCACGTATGAAGCGGATGTGATTCCCTTGGTCAAAGAATTGTTGGCCGCCAAGTGAGTTTGTCACAACGTTGGAAATTGCTGAAGGAGTCCGCAAGAGATGTTGGAGACGCCACCGGAAGAAAGTTCCGTTCCACTCACCGAACTCACCAGACAACAACGGCGAGTGATTGGCACATTGATTGAAAAGGGGTTAACCACCCCAGATTCTTACCCGTTGACGTTGAAAGCATTGACGACGGGCTGCAATCAGAAAAGTAACCGGGATCCCGTAACCGGGTACAGCGAAGACCAGGTCGCTGATGTTCTCGAGCAACTCCGAGAAATGGGCCTGGTTGGGGAGATTCACACCGATTCTGGACGTGCCCCCCGTTATCGGCATTACATTCGGCATCGGCTGACGATTACCGAACCGCAGTTGGCAATCATGGGCGAACTTCTGCTCCGCGGCAAACAGCGGCTCGGTGAACTTCGTGCTCGCGCAAGTCGAATGGTTCCCATCGAGAACCTGGAACAACTCCGTGAAGCACTCGCGGGCATGTTGGATCAAAGCTGGGTGCAAAGCAGCGGCAACCTTGAACGCCGCGGCACGATGGTCGATCACGGTTTCTACCGAGCCAAGGAGAATATGGTTCTCCAGCCGACGGACGACGCAGACGAATCTCAGGACTTTGATGAACCCGTATCGGCCCCACGATCGCAGGCAACCCCCGCAGCGATCGCGGCAAATGCCGTGACGACTGAGCAATTCACCGAACTCCAAAGCGAAGTGGTCGCCCTCCGGGAAGACAATCAGAAGTTGCGGGATGATGTCCTCACGCTTCGGAATGAACTCGGGCGTTTGGGTGACGACTTTCAGCGACTGCGTCAGGAACTTGGTGGTTGATTTTCGGCAACATCTTCACCGGATCGATACACCCTGAGGAAGTTTCCCCGAAATCTCTGGCGATTCGATCACCAAAAACTTGAGTGTCTCGCGATTGGCTGGTAATTTGGGAGAGTCGCGGGAGATATTGCGCCGCGTCTTCGGTTCGAGTTTGCGGTATGAACTTCAAGAATATTCACCAGGGGGAATGGTATGAAACAACTGGCATGGCGAATGTTGAGTGCGTTGGCAATGGTCGCGTGCATGACACAAATTTCTGCGGCTCAAGAAGACGCGGCAGCCGGAGCTGCCCCGGCATATCCTGAATCGGAAGTATCGGATTCGGCTGACGCCGGTCAATCGGCTGACAGCGGCCAACCCGCCGACATGAGTGCCTATGGATGCTGTGGGTCTTATGGCTTCCAAGGCTGCTACAACACCTGCGGATACTCGATCTACGGCTACAGCGGCTATCCGGCATACTGGACCGCCGGCTATCTCTGGGCACCGTATGTTGACTACTACGCCCCAGTGTTCAC
Encoded here:
- a CDS encoding DUF480 domain-containing protein → MLETPPEESSVPLTELTRQQRRVIGTLIEKGLTTPDSYPLTLKALTTGCNQKSNRDPVTGYSEDQVADVLEQLREMGLVGEIHTDSGRAPRYRHYIRHRLTITEPQLAIMGELLLRGKQRLGELRARASRMVPIENLEQLREALAGMLDQSWVQSSGNLERRGTMVDHGFYRAKENMVLQPTDDADESQDFDEPVSAPRSQATPAAIAANAVTTEQFTELQSEVVALREDNQKLRDDVLTLRNELGRLGDDFQRLRQELGG